The following are encoded in a window of Aptenodytes patagonicus chromosome 29, bAptPat1.pri.cur, whole genome shotgun sequence genomic DNA:
- the LOC143171611 gene encoding scavenger receptor cysteine-rich type 1 protein M130-like, with protein MLAAGIAEDVGVVCRGSRQVRLVNGPGRCAGRVEIYYQGSWGTICDDGWDLPDATVVCHQLGCGGAVKAVGSAQFGEGSGQIWLDAVNCSGAEAALWDCSAGSWGQHDCGHKEDAGVVCSEFVDLRLENTDGCSGRLQVFYNGTWGSVCSNLMTPETVSLACKELGCGDGGFLETRLPYGRVSGPAWLDRVECGERNSSFWQCPSAPWDPQSCDDLQDETHITCNGNSELPGLQHPPSSCSLLGTVNCTQDGSTNAPNRSHSGPSDQQ; from the exons atgctggcagcagggattgcagaggaCGTGGGGGTCGTTTGCCGGG ggagccggcaggtccggctggtgaacgggcctgggcgctgcgctgggagagtggagatctactaccagggcagctgggggaccatctgcgatgatggctgggacctgcccgatgccactgttgtttgccaccagctgggctgcggaggggcggtgAAGGCGGTTGGCTCTGCTCAgttcggggaaggctctgggcagatctggctggatgccgtgaactgctctggggccgaagctgctctctgggactgctcagcagggtcctgggggcagcatgactgTGGGCACAAAGAGGACGCAGGAGTTgtctgctcag agttcgtggacctgaggctggagaacaCTGATGGCTGCTCCGGGCGCCTGCAGGTTTTCTATAACGGGACGTGGGGGAGTGTTTGCTCCAACTTAATGACTCCCGAAACAGTGtcgctggcatgcaaggagctgggctgcggggatggagggttcctggaaacacgcctgccctatggtagggtgtctggccccgcctggctggatcgtgtggagtgtggggagagaaacagctccttctggcagtgtccctccgctccctgggacccacagtcgtgcgatgacctgcaagatgagacccacatcacctgcaatggtaattctgagctacccgggctccagcatccccccagctcctgctccctgctgggcacagtcaa ctgcacccaggacGGCAGCACCAACGCCCCGAAcag atcccactCGGGGCCGTCCGACCAGCAGTGA